The proteins below are encoded in one region of Clostridiaceae bacterium:
- a CDS encoding ATP-dependent metallopeptidase FtsH/Yme1/Tma family protein produces the protein MKHFKGLSFYIVLFVIVLFILTLLQSTESPIDLSYSDLLRAIDDNNVKSIVLEGNEATVELISSPYPSMRINKFIVYIPSVEQFMQEIAGPIKEGQFSFKTQPPPSAPWWVAILPTVGLIVIVILFWVFFLQQSQGGGGNRVMSFGKSRAKMSTDEKKKVTFDDVAGADEEKEELKEIVEFLKSPKKFVELGARIPKGVLLVGPPGTGKTLLAKAVSGEAGVPFFSISGSDFVEMFVGVGASRVRDLFDQAKKNAPSIVFIDEIDAVGRHRGAGLGGGHDEREQTLNQLLVEMDGFGVNEGVIILAATNRPDILDPALLRPGRFDRRVYVGLPDIKGREEILKVHARGKPLDDDVRLDELAKSTPGFTGADLENLLNEAALLAARKNKKKIGMEEIKEATFKVVVGPEKRSRVMSEKEKRLTAYHEAGHAIAVKVASSTDKVDRISIIPSGRAGGFTAFKPDEDRTYQTKSQLEETIIISLGGRAAEDIVLGEISTGAYSDLKTANTVARNMITKYGMSEKLGNMIFGDEGSEVFIGRDFGHTKYYSEEIAAEIDKEVKRIIDSAYEKTLKILRDNINKLHKIAEVLLEKEKIEGAEFEELFATT, from the coding sequence TTGAAACATTTCAAGGGTTTGAGCTTTTATATAGTATTATTTGTAATAGTCCTGTTTATACTGACCTTATTACAAAGTACTGAAAGCCCGATTGACTTAAGCTATTCAGACCTGCTTAGGGCAATAGATGATAATAATGTCAAATCGATAGTATTAGAGGGGAATGAGGCAACGGTTGAACTTATTAGCAGTCCATACCCCAGTATGAGGATAAATAAATTTATTGTTTATATACCAAGTGTTGAACAATTCATGCAAGAAATAGCCGGGCCTATTAAAGAAGGCCAATTTAGTTTTAAGACACAACCTCCGCCATCAGCTCCATGGTGGGTTGCAATTCTTCCTACTGTAGGACTTATAGTGATTGTTATTCTGTTCTGGGTGTTTTTCCTGCAGCAGTCCCAGGGAGGCGGAGGAAACAGGGTAATGTCCTTTGGAAAGAGCAGGGCAAAAATGAGTACAGATGAAAAGAAGAAAGTGACTTTTGATGACGTTGCGGGAGCAGATGAAGAGAAGGAAGAACTGAAAGAAATAGTTGAGTTTTTAAAATCACCGAAGAAGTTTGTTGAATTGGGAGCAAGAATTCCGAAGGGAGTCCTTCTGGTCGGACCTCCGGGAACAGGAAAGACTTTACTGGCAAAAGCTGTTTCAGGTGAAGCCGGAGTGCCATTTTTCAGCATAAGTGGATCAGATTTCGTAGAAATGTTTGTGGGAGTAGGTGCCTCCAGGGTAAGAGATCTTTTTGACCAGGCAAAGAAGAACGCACCAAGCATAGTTTTTATAGATGAAATTGATGCTGTTGGAAGACACAGAGGAGCAGGCCTTGGTGGTGGACATGATGAAAGAGAACAGACGTTGAACCAGCTGTTAGTAGAGATGGATGGCTTTGGAGTAAACGAGGGCGTAATAATCCTTGCTGCAACTAACAGGCCGGATATACTCGATCCTGCACTGTTAAGACCGGGAAGGTTTGACAGAAGAGTATATGTTGGATTACCTGATATTAAGGGTAGAGAAGAGATATTGAAGGTTCATGCAAGAGGAAAACCTTTAGATGATGATGTAAGGTTGGATGAATTAGCAAAAAGTACTCCCGGATTTACCGGAGCTGACCTGGAAAATCTTCTGAATGAAGCTGCTTTGCTGGCAGCCAGAAAGAATAAGAAAAAGATTGGAATGGAAGAAATAAAAGAAGCCACTTTTAAAGTTGTAGTAGGTCCTGAAAAGAGAAGCAGGGTTATGTCAGAAAAGGAAAAAAGGCTTACTGCATATCATGAGGCTGGTCATGCGATTGCTGTTAAGGTTGCATCATCAACTGATAAAGTTGACAGGATATCAATTATTCCTTCCGGAAGAGCCGGAGGATTTACAGCCTTTAAGCCGGACGAAGATAGGACTTACCAGACAAAATCTCAGCTGGAAGAAACCATAATTATTTCTCTTGGAGGTAGGGCAGCTGAGGATATTGTTCTTGGCGAAATAAGCACAGGTGCCTATAGCGACCTGAAAACAGCAAATACTGTAGCCAGAAATATGATAACAAAATATGGTATGAGCGAAAAATTAGGTAACATGATTTTTGGTGATGAAGGCTCAGAAGTATTCATTGGAAGAGATTTCGGTCATACCAAATACTATAGTGAAGAAATTGCAGCTGAAATTGATAAAGAAGTTAAGAGAATAATAGATTCAGCATATGAAAAAACATTAAAAATACTGAGAGATAATATTAATAAGCTCCATAAGATAGCAGAGGTATTGCTGGAGAAGGAAAAAATTGAAGGAGCTGAATTTGAAGAACTATTTGCCACCACTTAA